ACCATCCTGGGCGCCGTCAACTTCATCACCACGATCATCACGTTGCGCGCTCCCGGCATGACGATGTTCCGCATGCCGATCTTCACCTGGAACATGCTGGTGACCTCGATCCTGGTGCTGTTCGCCTTCCCGGTGCTGACCGCGGCGCTGTTCGCCCTCGAGGCCGACCGGCACCTCGGCGCCCAGATCTACAACTCCGACAACGGCGGAGCGATCCTGTGGCAGCACCTGTTCTGGTTCTTCGGCCACCCCGAGGTCTACATCGTGGCGCTGCCGTTCTTCGGCGTCATCACCGAGATCATCCCCGTGTTCAGCCGCAAGCCGTTGTTCGGCTACAAGGGGCTGGTCTTCGCCACGATCGGCATCGGCGCGCTGTCGCTGACCGTGTGGGCCCACCACATGTACCCGACCGGCGCCGTGCTGCTGCCGTTCTTCGCCTTCCTGAGCTTCCTGATCGCCGTGCCGACGGGCGTGAAGTTCTTCAACTGGATCGGCACGATGTGGCGCGGCCAGCTGACCTTCGAGACACCGATGCTTTTCGCCATCGGCTTCCTCATCACCTTCCTGCTCGGCGGCCTGACGGGTGTGCTGCTGGCCAGTCCGCCGATCGACTTCCACGTCACCGACACCTACTACGTCGTGGCGCACTTCCACTACGTGCTGTTCGGCACCGTGGTGTTCGCCTTCTTCGGCGGCGTCTACTACTGGTTCCCCAAGCTGACCGGCCGGATGATGGACGACCGGCTCGGCAAGGTGCACTTCTGGACGCTGTTCGTCGGCTTCCACCTGACGTTCATGGTCCAGCACTGGCTGGGCAACATGGGCATGCCGCGCCGCTACGTCGACTATGCCGCCTCCGACGGGTTCACCACGCTCAACACCGTCTCGAGCATCGGGGCGTTCGTGCTGGGCGCGTCGACGCTGCCGTTCCTCTACAACGTGGCCGTCAGCTTCCGGCGCGGCGAGCTGGCCCTCGGCGACGACCCCTGGGGCTTCGGCAATTCGCTGGAGTGGGCGACCTCGTGCCCGCCACCACGGCACAACTTCGTGACCATCCCGCGGATCCGGTCGGAGCGTCCCGCGTTCGACCTGCACTACCCGCGGGCGGCTGCGGACGGCGACTTCCACGCAAGTCCTGAGGCGAGGTAGCGAGATGAAGATCGAGGGTTACCTGTTCGCCTTCATCGCCGTGTTCCTGGTGCCGACGACGATCGTCTACTGGGTGCTGTCGGGCGATCCCACCGGTACGACCTGCCTGGCGCTGTCGATCGGGCTGGCCTTCATGGTCGGCTACTACCTGCTGTTCACGGCCCGCCGCATGGAGGCGCGTCCCGAGGACCGGCCGGATGCCGAGATCAGCGAGGGATCCGGGGAGATCGGCTTCTTTCCGCCGCACTCGTGGTGGCCGATCGCGATGGCCGGTGCGTTCACGGTCACCTGCCTCGGCCTGATCATGGGCCCCTTCCTCGTGATGATCGGCGGCCTCTTCCTCGTGATCACGGTGCTGGGTTTCCTGTTCGAGTACTACGTGGGCATCAACCGCTCGCAGGGCCAGACGCTCGGCGCTCTGGAGGCGATGGGCGAGCGGCCCACCAGCGTGCACAAGTTCCTGGGCGAGTAGGTCCGCAGACCACCACGGTGCCT
This genomic stretch from Mycobacteriales bacterium harbors:
- the ctaD gene encoding cytochrome c oxidase subunit I, with protein sequence MTLIADAATPVQTRRPRNRPGAKIAKVLTTTDHKTIGLLYLTTSFGFFLVAGGMAELIRAELTQPGLDFLSAEQYNQLFTMHGTIMMFLFAPPAAYGFANFIMPLQIGAPDMSFPRLNAFSYWLYLFGGLTVLSGFLTPEGAASFGWFAYAPLNNEIHSPSLGADLWIIGLLVAGLGTILGAVNFITTIITLRAPGMTMFRMPIFTWNMLVTSILVLFAFPVLTAALFALEADRHLGAQIYNSDNGGAILWQHLFWFFGHPEVYIVALPFFGVITEIIPVFSRKPLFGYKGLVFATIGIGALSLTVWAHHMYPTGAVLLPFFAFLSFLIAVPTGVKFFNWIGTMWRGQLTFETPMLFAIGFLITFLLGGLTGVLLASPPIDFHVTDTYYVVAHFHYVLFGTVVFAFFGGVYYWFPKLTGRMMDDRLGKVHFWTLFVGFHLTFMVQHWLGNMGMPRRYVDYAASDGFTTLNTVSSIGAFVLGASTLPFLYNVAVSFRRGELALGDDPWGFGNSLEWATSCPPPRHNFVTIPRIRSERPAFDLHYPRAAADGDFHASPEAR
- a CDS encoding cytochrome c oxidase subunit 4, which translates into the protein MKIEGYLFAFIAVFLVPTTIVYWVLSGDPTGTTCLALSIGLAFMVGYYLLFTARRMEARPEDRPDAEISEGSGEIGFFPPHSWWPIAMAGAFTVTCLGLIMGPFLVMIGGLFLVITVLGFLFEYYVGINRSQGQTLGALEAMGERPTSVHKFLGE